A single window of Acidaminococcales bacterium DNA harbors:
- a CDS encoding PLP-dependent aspartate aminotransferase family protein, with protein sequence MDLKTLCVHGSRKKYDTTGAISVPIFQSATFAHPGVGKSTGYDYSRQQNPTREHLEITIAALEGGTDALAFPTGMAALTAMMELFSPDDHVIVSDDLYGGSFRLFFNISVKNGLKFSLVNTSDAEAVEAAITPKTKAVFIETPTNPMMQVTDIAAVAKIAGQRNILTVVDNTFLTPCRQRPLALGADIVLHSGTKYLGGHNDTLAGFLVFKSAETSERMRFIYKTTGACLSPFDSWLLIRGIKTLALRVERQEENAGKIVAWLSERPYVKNIYYPGLKTHPQYEVSRRQASGFGAMISFEAKSAAIAVRLLERVRVFQYAESLGGTESLITYPMLQTHADVPEEEREAKGINDRLLRMSVGIEDVGDLVRDLEQAFGG encoded by the coding sequence ATGGATTTAAAAACACTTTGCGTACATGGTTCAAGAAAAAAATACGACACGACAGGGGCAATCAGCGTCCCCATCTTTCAATCCGCGACCTTTGCCCACCCAGGCGTCGGGAAAAGCACCGGTTATGACTATTCCCGCCAGCAGAACCCGACCCGGGAGCATCTGGAAATAACGATCGCCGCCCTGGAGGGCGGCACGGATGCGCTGGCTTTCCCTACCGGCATGGCGGCGCTTACGGCCATGATGGAATTGTTTTCCCCGGACGATCACGTCATAGTGTCCGATGATTTGTACGGCGGCTCTTTCCGCCTGTTTTTTAACATTTCGGTCAAAAACGGCCTCAAATTCAGCCTTGTGAATACATCGGACGCGGAGGCGGTGGAAGCGGCCATCACGCCGAAAACAAAGGCGGTCTTTATCGAAACGCCCACCAACCCCATGATGCAGGTTACGGATATAGCCGCGGTGGCGAAAATCGCCGGCCAAAGAAACATCCTGACCGTAGTCGACAATACTTTCCTGACGCCCTGCCGGCAAAGGCCGCTGGCATTAGGGGCCGACATTGTTTTGCACAGCGGGACGAAATATTTGGGCGGGCACAATGATACCCTGGCCGGTTTTTTGGTGTTTAAAAGCGCCGAAACATCCGAACGGATGCGGTTTATTTACAAAACGACCGGCGCTTGTCTTTCGCCTTTTGACAGTTGGCTGCTCATCCGCGGCATTAAAACCCTGGCCCTGCGCGTTGAGCGCCAGGAAGAAAACGCCGGAAAAATTGTCGCCTGGCTGTCAGAGCGGCCTTACGTCAAAAACATTTATTATCCCGGCCTCAAAACGCATCCGCAGTACGAGGTTTCCCGCAGGCAGGCCAGCGGTTTCGGCGCCATGATATCTTTCGAGGCCAAAAGCGCCGCCATCGCCGTCCGCCTCTTGGAACGCGTCAGGGTATTTCAGTACGCGGAAAGCTTGGGCGGTACCGAGAGCCTCATCACTTATCCCATGCTGCAGACACATGCCGACGTGCCGGAAGAAGAGCGCGAAGCCAAAGGCATAAACGATCGTTTGCTCCGAATGTCGGTCGGAATAGAAGACGTGGGCGACCTTGTGCGCGACCTTGAACAGGCTTTCGGCGGTTAG
- a CDS encoding DMT family transporter gives MSHTKSYVLLTLCCLFWSGNYIAGNVLVAYMPPAWMTFWRWFLAMFLLFPLSCAVEKPVWRDVLSQWKILALSSFLGLTAYNLTLYSALSYTSPLNATLISTLAPSALAAASVAILKERVLKRQAAGFVLSLLGVFVVLSKGDFAVFLALEFNRGDVLMLLAVVIWITYTIIVKLINAPPLAVAASASLASSAMTAPLAFYQGIDPAWLNFKSAAIILFIVVFPSVCSYVFWIIGVRGVGAAKAGVFMNLMPVFAALFSLLSGGGIQVSQVAGGLTVFLGVCLTAGTFNFGARPLEGRAPK, from the coding sequence GTGAGCCATACAAAAAGCTATGTCCTTCTGACTTTATGCTGCCTGTTTTGGAGCGGCAACTATATTGCCGGGAATGTCCTCGTCGCGTACATGCCGCCGGCCTGGATGACTTTCTGGCGCTGGTTTCTTGCCATGTTCCTGCTTTTCCCGCTCTCTTGCGCGGTGGAAAAACCTGTATGGCGCGATGTCCTGTCGCAATGGAAAATCCTGGCGCTAAGTTCCTTTCTGGGCCTTACGGCTTACAATTTGACGCTTTACTCGGCGTTAAGTTATACGAGCCCGCTAAACGCCACCCTGATAAGTACGCTTGCCCCTTCCGCCCTGGCCGCCGCGTCGGTCGCCATATTGAAAGAGCGGGTATTGAAGCGCCAGGCCGCCGGATTCGTGCTTTCGCTGCTCGGCGTGTTTGTCGTGCTGAGCAAAGGCGACTTCGCGGTTTTCCTCGCGCTTGAGTTTAACAGGGGCGATGTCTTGATGCTTTTGGCCGTCGTTATATGGATAACGTACACAATTATAGTAAAATTGATAAACGCGCCGCCTCTGGCCGTGGCGGCGTCGGCGTCCTTGGCGTCTAGCGCCATGACCGCGCCTTTGGCTTTTTATCAGGGAATTGACCCCGCCTGGCTGAATTTTAAGTCCGCCGCCATAATTTTGTTTATCGTCGTCTTTCCTTCCGTCTGTTCCTATGTTTTTTGGATTATCGGCGTTCGGGGCGTGGGGGCGGCCAAAGCTGGCGTTTTCATGAACTTGATGCCTGTTTTTGCCGCGCTTTTCAGCTTGCTGTCCGGCGGCGGGATACAAGTTTCGCAGGTGGCCGGGGGGCTGACGGTGTTCTTGGGGGTGTGCTTGACTGCCGGGACATTCAATTTCGGCGCCCGCCCTTTAGAAGGGCGGGCGCCGAAATAA